The Lonchura striata isolate bLonStr1 chromosome 5, bLonStr1.mat, whole genome shotgun sequence genome window below encodes:
- the MAFF gene encoding transcription factor MafF — MAADGLSSKALKVKRELGENTPLLSDEELMGLSVRELNHHLRGLSKEEVARLKQRRRTLKNRGYAASCRVKRVCQKEELQKQKMELEWEVDKLARENAAMRLELDTLRGKYEALQGFARTVATHGPPAKVATASVITIVKSSTNQAAYS, encoded by the exons ATGGCTGCAGACGGGCTCTCCAGCAAGGCTTTGAAG GTGAAGCGGGAGCTGGGGGAGAACACTCCACTGCTGTCAGATGAGGAGCTGATGGGGCTGTCAGTGCGGGAACTCAACCACCACCTGCGGGGCCTCTCCAAGGAGGAGGTGGCGAGGCTGAAGCAGCGTCGTCGGACACTGAAGAACCGGGGTTATGCTGCCAGCTGCCGAGTGAAGCGCGTCTGCCAGAAGGAAGAGCTGCAGAAGCAGAAGATGGAGCTGGAGTGGGAGGTGGACAAGCTGGCCCGGGAGAACGCTGCCATGCGCCTGGAGCTCGACACCCTCCGTGGCAAGtacgaggccctgcagggcttcgCCCGCACCGTGGCCACTCACGGGCCCCCCGCCAAGGTGGCTACTGCCAGTGTCATCACCATTGTCAAGTCCAGCACCAACCAGGCTGCCTACTCCTAG